The following nucleotide sequence is from Anopheles stephensi strain Indian chromosome 3, UCI_ANSTEP_V1.0, whole genome shotgun sequence.
GGCCACGTGAAGGAATTCTTTTCATTGCAGACTCGACCCAGTAGATCGTTCTGACAAATTAGGAGTCATTTATTAGAAATGAagtctttttcccttttttatataaataattGTGTAAATATTATCGTTTGTATATTTCCTGTatcgtcatgccgtaatactggaattataaataaaatatattttctgcCATTTTAAAGTCAGTTAATGCTAAATCTAAATCGTTTATAGAAAGATTACGtatcatttaaaatatttcggCTTTTCGCTAGCTCCCACATATCGTGAAGACCAACGCCTTATCAGCCACACTTCTTGTGAGTTTTCCCATTTCGCCAAAGATGCTAAAACTTTTGACCTTCTGCATTGTGCCTCCCAGTTGTCGTTTCTTTGCACCGAACCACCCTTTTCGATCATTCCGATGCGAGCTCGGGAGCTGCCACCGGGTGTTAGCACTACGGGGGATTTTTTTACGATCCCACACCAACAGCCGCCCCGGATGCGCCCAAGAACGTTGGCCACTTCTGCTGAGGATATCCTGTCAACAGTTCCCCCACCCTTCGCTCACGTCCCTCCGATCGCGCTACTCCACCCCAAGTGAAAGTGCAAAGCTCCCATTCGGTAGGTATAATGCGGCAGACAAAGGAAAATTACTTTCAACTCGTGTCCTATGCTGGAGAAATCTTTTCCACTCCGGCTCGTGTGCTGCACACAGTGCTCGGTGCTGTTTTGGAACGTGTTCTCTAGGAGATTTCTGGATCTGCATTTTTGCGTCTTCCCGCAACTGAAAGCCATTTGTGACCTCAAAGGAGTTGCATGGAGAATCCTTAGGGGGAAAcgggagtttttttgttgttctcaaaATTCTTCACCCGCCCTAAGATTGtgatgcatcatcatcgtcattatCGTTATTGTTTTAATGCAAGACAGATAACAAAAGGTTCTTGGTTTCTTGCCTTGAGGGTTGCTTTTGTGACTTCCCCGAGTTTTCTGAGCTTGGCGCGGCTTgacgatgatgctgatgatggtgctggtgatgatgatgacgatgataatGGTAATGGCCCAGTTTCCGGATACTTCATTCCACGGCATTCGAGCATTATTTTGTCTTTGTAGTTATGATTTACCCCCATGCCGGCAAGTTTTCACGACGCGCACAAAGAAGTTTCACAGGCTTCTTCTGGAGGCAAAAATGAATCGCCTGTGAGTTGCGTTTCGCGAGCGCACCGGATTTATCAAATTAATTTGTGGCTTTTAATTGCTAATGTTAACTGTCTTACTTTATCTCTTTGTTCACTACAGTCATTAAATAGTGGTGGAACTGCAATTATGATTTTTGGTTTCACTAATGCTTCATGCAAAGTCATTAAAGATGGTTTGCTTCTTATTAGAAAATTTCCTCTCAAATTTATGtgcttcattttttatgtaaagACATAAACATTGTTTACCCTCAGTTCTATCTTTGAAATTGAAGGAATCTGAAACAATCCGATCCAATCATGAAAAGGATTCCAGCATGAAAGCGAGCGTACGGCTACGGGCAGCTTTTAATTTGTACCGGAACTATTTCAATCAACCGCCGTACACCATAAAATCCCGGAAGCTATTTGTGGGAATATATGTGTACCTACAGTTGTTGTGACATGCACcacatgcaaaaaaaaaggcagcatTGAAATATAAcaaaccaacgaaaaaaaaagggcaaaaacgCACAAGTTGTACAATTGTTATTCGCAATTTGCACATCCCCTTTATCCCCTGTAGTTGCAGGGATGAAAGATAAAAGCAGCTCAAGAGGAATGCACCCGGGAGTACAACAACTTTGTATAGGAAGGCACGGAGGTCAGCACTACCGCTGTACAGCCAATTCCCACCAATCCTGGCCTGGGGAAGAGCTTTCCTGAAAGAAATGTTTCACTGTGGCGCACAAGGATTGAagacaaatttaattttattgtgaTTCATAAAACTCCACGCTTGCTCGTGATATCGTGCCGGTGACACTCTTCATATGGTTTGCGGTTGCAAGCGGATAGTATCTGGATCCTTCCCGGGGGCATCCACAAAAGCCCCATTTTTCAACCAGTCGGCCTATACCGTACTGGGGGTATGCACACATTGTGCAAAGTAGCGTCGGGAAAAAGAAATTTGTTTTATGAGAGCAACGATTGTGACGATTTGAGTTCATCTTtgtggccgttttttttcgagTGTGCGGGGACACCGCATTTTCCGCAGAAGGACATTTCACTGGTAGGAGCTCTACCCGATTTGTTTAGTTgtattattgttattgtttttctctaGTGTTTTATCTATTTACTACAATTAAtcaagttgattttttttttgagatttTATACCTTAGATACACTGTTCATGTTAGTTTTATTACAACTTTGTAGTTGAAGTTTAAAACCACTCATTATCTACCAGAATccttaataaaaacaaaaaaaggaaagccacCGGATAAGTGTACGCAGTAATCGTTGTTCCGGTGAAAACCATCCTGAAACGAGAGTCGAAGGAGCACGAATCAAAGCAATCTATTTGGCAAACCGTTCAATCTATATTCTAAGTtcataaatataataaaaacttttttttttcttttctagtaaaatattttaaatcctCGTATCACGCTGTCTTTCGAGTAGATTATCAAAAATCAAGTCGGCTCTCTACCCAATCGTTCAATTAGCTCCGCTTTACTATCGATGATGTGCTCTTGCTATCTTTCGCTAGACAGTGGAAAATAGATTGAATTCATCTACTCTGTCATCTATGCTTATTGATACagcatagttggataatcagtcctcatGATGGGAAAAAGGTGGGATGATTAAAAAAGTTTTTGAGATAGAATGTTATGGTTTTATTGAATATTCTCTTAAGGccatattaatatttttaatttttgaccAGAATCTAGTTCAAAGTTCACGGGTGTGATTGAGAGTAATTTAAAAAGGTGCTGAAgaatacgtaaaataaagtcaaacAGATGAGAACAAACCAATGGAAAGGTGAAGCACTTAATGGAAATCTGGTTATACATTAGACAAACTAGGAATTATTCTACATTTATACGCGTCCGCCAAAAAAAGGTTATGCGAGCAAAACTATTACATGTTTAATAGCTATGAGACTATAAGATTATACGAAACAAATAGAAGATTTACCTTTGTTAGGAACTATGGCTTTGGAGCAGTATCTCCTGGCGGAGGTAGGAAGTACCCATACGTtgctgcattttccgcagtcCAGTAGCCGAGATTGAGATAATTTACAGTTTCGGTACCATATTCATTAATTGAAGCCGGTACATTAGGCCAATAGTAGTAGTGCCCTTGTGCCAGGTCCATAAAAGCACTAGTTGATGTTTCAGATGGCGGTTGTTGCACGTGCTGTGAAGACCCGAGTACTGAACATTCGTTGGTCCATCCACTAACTTCGGACGTTGTTGAGGCATTACTTTGTGGGTAATAAGTCAATAGTGGATCCATATAATTGATCAGCGATGGTACAGCTGCCGTAGCGTCAGTGAATGTGGCCGTGTACGGAGATGGATACTGGGAGGATTCTTCCTGCTGGGTAAGTGGCGCTGATTGTTGTACGCTAGCAGCTCTTGATTGGTCTTGTGCAGAAGTTGGATTGTTGCCACAAGCCTCAGTCTCTTGAGTGGCAACACCATGGTGGCATTTTTTCCCTGACGGTGCTTCACCAATTTCTGCCAAAAAGTCCAGATACGGCTCATCGTACTTCGGAACAACATTTTCTCCCgttggttgtttttcgttctgATTGTGgggttggttgttggtgcgaCAGTCGCTCGTTATATgacctccaccaccacatgCCAGACAAACGACACTGCTCACGGTGTTAGGCCAGCTCTTTCTCACACACGGTTGGCGAAGAGTTCCGTTAATCTGGGCCAGCTCGAACAGCTGCTGCCGGCGCAGATGGTTTGAAAGATTCGGTTCATTAACTCCTTGTTGAATAATTTCCCGGATGCGGCCGACAGCTTTCGTCACCGCTTCCGAAGTATTGGCAGTAACCAAAGCGTGAAGCGGCTCATCGGCAGCGATGACCGACTTTACCTTGGATGACGC
It contains:
- the LOC118514550 gene encoding splicing factor 1-like codes for the protein MSNDSTNRAKCVGSPRGRKRKSRWGDAARDKTSIPGMPTVLPNTFTPQQQEIYVMQLQIEEISRQLRTGDVTIPEKRSPSPEPIYDPHGKRLNTRVNRAREKLKEQRHRLIQQLLLKNPTFKPPSDYKPPVAICSDKVVIPQEEYPNINFIGLLIGPRGNTLKAIEKDTGAKIIIRGKGSAASSKVKSVIAADEPLHALVTANTSEAVTKAVGRIREIIQQGVNEPNLSNHLRRQQLFELAQINGTLRQPCVRKSWPNTVSSVVCLACGGGGHITSDCRTNNQPHNQNEKQPTGENVVPKYDEPYLDFLAEIGEAPSGKKCHHGVATQETEACGNNPTSAQDQSRAASVQQSAPLTQQEESSQYPSPYTATFTDATAAVPSLINYMDPLLTYYPQSNASTTSEVSGWTNECSVLGSSQHVQQPPSETSTSAFMDLAQGHYYYWPNVPASINEYGTETVNYLNLGYWTAENAATYGYFLPPPGDTAPKP